In the genome of Pediococcus claussenii ATCC BAA-344, one region contains:
- a CDS encoding MerR family transcriptional regulator — translation MKRIKAIAAELNISADTIRYYEKIGALPAIPRDKNGIRYFDQQTIQWIIFVKNLKDAGVALSAIAEYVELAEDGDNTIPDRKNILINQRAKTVAKIKSLQKTLDVIDKKIENYDLISRDLR, via the coding sequence TTGAAGAGGATCAAAGCTATTGCTGCGGAGCTGAATATTTCAGCTGATACGATTCGCTATTATGAAAAAATTGGGGCATTGCCCGCAATTCCGCGTGATAAAAATGGCATTCGATATTTTGATCAGCAAACAATCCAATGGATTATTTTTGTGAAGAATTTAAAGGATGCGGGTGTAGCACTGAGTGCCATTGCGGAGTATGTTGAGTTAGCCGAAGATGGTGACAATACAATACCTGATCGGAAAAATATTTTAATTAATCAGCGTGCTAAGACGGTTGCTAAAATTAAATCTTTACAGAAGACACTTGATGTAATTGATAAAAAGATTGAAAATTATGATTTGATTTCTCGTGATTTGAGATAA
- a CDS encoding glycoside hydrolase family 65 protein: MQRIFEVDPWKIVTHKLDQKNKRLQESMTSIGNGYMGMRGMFEEDYSGDSLHGIYIGGIWYPDKTVVGWWKNGYPLYFGKVINAINFAKMHILIDGEKLDLATDSVSDFELSLDMKDGILTRQFIVEKSGKKLHFKITRFVSIAQKELFDLRYEVQNMSEKSVNVEFISAIDSDVKNEDSNYDEKFWQVQDKGVTEDASYLVGKTKPNNYDVPQFTIGVQINHQTTMKTGTPEITTMEVANHFEEELAVNDSLSFEKRAIVVTSRDFDEVQLKEKASEISSKIKALSFENLVDAQTKAWAERWEMADVEINGDDAAQQGIRFNLFQLFSTFYGEDKRLNIGPKGFTGEKYGGATYWDTEGFAVPLYLSLADPQVTLNLLEYRHNQLPGAFHNAGQQGLKGALYPMVTFNGIENHNEWEITFEEIHRNGTIAYAIYNYTRYTGDETYLKEKGIDVLTAISRFWADRVHFSERNQKYMIHGVTGPNEYENNINNNWYTNLLAKWTLQYTIESLAKVSDDKKKDLAVDGSELAKWQDIITRMYLPEDKDLGIFLQQDGFLDKDVKPVSSIPEEQRPINQNWSWDHILRSPYIKQADVLQGIWYFIDRFTPEEKKRNFDFYEPLTVHESSLSPAVHAILAADLHYEDKAVEMYSRTARLDLDNYNNDTVDGLHITSMTGSWLAIVQGFAGMRVNDEGQLSFKPFLPKQWDSYQFHVNFRGRLLKVMVEEKGATIDLLKGEPLRIQLDGKDVNLQ, from the coding sequence ATGCAACGAATCTTTGAAGTTGATCCGTGGAAGATAGTTACGCATAAGTTAGATCAAAAAAATAAGCGACTACAAGAAAGCATGACCAGTATTGGTAATGGTTACATGGGAATGCGTGGAATGTTTGAAGAAGATTATTCCGGAGATAGTTTACACGGTATCTATATCGGAGGCATTTGGTATCCTGATAAAACAGTCGTTGGGTGGTGGAAAAATGGGTATCCACTGTATTTTGGAAAGGTTATTAATGCAATCAATTTCGCCAAAATGCATATACTGATTGATGGTGAGAAGTTAGATTTAGCAACAGATTCTGTTAGTGATTTTGAACTATCTTTAGATATGAAGGATGGTATTCTAACTCGGCAGTTTATAGTCGAAAAGTCAGGGAAAAAACTACACTTTAAAATAACTCGCTTCGTTAGTATTGCCCAAAAAGAATTATTTGATCTGCGTTATGAAGTTCAAAATATGTCTGAAAAAAGCGTAAATGTTGAATTTATCTCTGCTATTGATTCTGATGTAAAAAATGAAGATTCCAACTATGATGAAAAATTTTGGCAAGTACAAGACAAAGGTGTAACAGAGGATGCTTCATACTTAGTCGGTAAAACGAAGCCCAATAATTACGATGTTCCTCAGTTCACAATTGGTGTACAAATAAATCATCAGACTACAATGAAAACTGGAACCCCTGAAATAACAACGATGGAGGTTGCAAATCATTTTGAAGAAGAATTGGCCGTAAATGATTCGTTAAGTTTTGAAAAAAGGGCTATCGTTGTAACTTCACGTGATTTTGATGAGGTTCAGTTGAAGGAAAAAGCTTCTGAGATTAGTTCAAAAATCAAAGCTCTTTCCTTTGAGAATCTAGTTGATGCTCAAACAAAAGCATGGGCTGAACGTTGGGAAATGGCAGATGTTGAAATTAATGGTGATGATGCTGCACAACAAGGGATCCGTTTCAATCTTTTCCAATTATTTTCAACTTTCTACGGTGAAGACAAACGACTAAATATTGGACCAAAGGGATTTACTGGTGAAAAATATGGTGGGGCTACATATTGGGATACAGAAGGTTTTGCTGTGCCACTTTATCTATCATTAGCTGATCCTCAGGTTACACTTAATTTATTAGAGTATCGCCATAATCAATTACCAGGTGCATTTCATAATGCAGGGCAGCAGGGCTTGAAGGGTGCCTTGTATCCAATGGTTACGTTTAATGGGATTGAAAATCATAATGAATGGGAAATCACATTTGAAGAAATTCATCGTAATGGCACTATTGCATATGCTATCTATAATTACACCCGATATACTGGTGATGAAACATACCTTAAGGAAAAGGGAATCGATGTTTTAACAGCAATCTCGCGCTTTTGGGCTGATCGTGTTCACTTTTCCGAACGTAATCAAAAATACATGATCCATGGAGTCACGGGTCCTAACGAATATGAAAACAATATAAATAACAACTGGTATACAAACTTGTTAGCGAAATGGACACTCCAGTATACAATCGAATCACTCGCAAAAGTTAGCGACGATAAGAAAAAGGACTTGGCAGTTGATGGTAGTGAATTAGCAAAGTGGCAAGATATTATTACACGTATGTACTTGCCAGAAGACAAGGACCTGGGAATATTCTTGCAGCAAGATGGCTTCTTGGATAAGGATGTTAAACCTGTATCTTCAATTCCAGAAGAACAACGACCAATCAACCAGAATTGGTCATGGGATCATATTTTGAGATCTCCATATATCAAGCAGGCAGATGTGTTGCAAGGAATTTGGTACTTCATAGATCGGTTTACGCCAGAAGAGAAGAAACGCAATTTTGATTTCTATGAACCATTAACGGTCCATGAATCAAGCTTGTCACCAGCGGTTCATGCTATCTTGGCTGCAGATCTACATTATGAGGATAAGGCTGTTGAAATGTACTCAAGAACAGCTCGTCTCGACTTGGATAACTATAATAATGACACGGTTGATGGACTACACATTACATCAATGACTGGAAGCTGGTTAGCAATTGTGCAAGGATTTGCTGGAATGCGGGTTAATGATGAAGGTCAATTGTCCTTCAAACCGTTCTTGCCAAAGCAATGGGATTCGTATCAATTTCATGTGAACTTCAGAGGACGCTTATTAAAGGTTATGGTCGAGGAAAAGGGTGCAACAATTGATCTTTTGAAGGGTGAACCACTTAGAATTCAACTAGATGGTAAAGACGTGAATTTACAATAA
- a CDS encoding carbohydrate ABC transporter permease — MKTRQKTIIGIVGILIGLLWLFPFYMIGTNSFKTPKGIFASVLSLPHPVTTDNYVNSFKALSFLGSLTNSLIITICSVLLIILCSSMAAYALQRNKSKLSGALLLLFISSMLIPFQSVMIPLTANFGGVHMLNMWGLMFMYLGFDCSLSIFLYQGTLSSIPIAMDEAAEMEGASRWQIYFKIILPMLSPMTVTVAILNIIAIWNDYLLPSLVLPQVQYTIPLQMFNFFGEYTKQWHLALAGITLSIIPVILFYLFAQKWIIKGVTDGAVK; from the coding sequence ATGAAAACACGACAAAAAACAATTATTGGTATTGTCGGTATTTTGATTGGACTACTTTGGCTCTTTCCCTTCTATATGATAGGAACTAACTCTTTTAAAACTCCTAAGGGAATATTTGCTTCTGTTTTATCATTGCCGCACCCCGTAACAACTGACAACTATGTTAATTCTTTTAAGGCATTAAGTTTTCTTGGATCGCTTACTAATTCGCTAATTATTACAATTTGCAGTGTTTTATTGATAATTCTCTGTTCTTCAATGGCCGCTTATGCATTGCAACGTAATAAATCCAAACTTAGTGGTGCACTATTATTACTATTTATTTCATCAATGTTGATCCCATTTCAATCAGTAATGATTCCATTGACAGCTAATTTTGGTGGAGTACACATGTTGAATATGTGGGGGTTAATGTTCATGTATTTGGGATTCGATTGCAGTTTGTCAATATTTCTATATCAAGGAACATTGTCAAGTATTCCAATTGCGATGGATGAAGCAGCCGAAATGGAGGGTGCAAGTCGTTGGCAAATTTATTTCAAAATTATTTTACCAATGCTTAGCCCAATGACAGTAACGGTTGCAATTTTGAATATTATCGCGATTTGGAATGATTATCTATTACCATCACTAGTTTTACCACAAGTTCAATATACTATTCCGCTTCAAATGTTTAACTTCTTTGGTGAATATACTAAACAATGGCATTTGGCTCTTGCTGGTATTACTTTATCTATCATTCCTGTTATCCTCTTCTATCTATTTGCACAAAAATGGATTATTAAGGGTGTTACAGATGGAGCTGTTAAATAG
- a CDS encoding SIR2 family NAD-dependent protein deacylase, whose amino-acid sequence MQNSKVDLSEQVAELIDLMDNAQFVTSLTGAGISVDSDIPDMEMMDDVFGLFEESTLESQPKKFYKAFHKDFIDPIFKTGPNLTHKVMASLEKEGLLKGIVTTNVDYLHELAGAPNVADIWSTLNVNHCLDCGRIYDINILRNDVPRCPVCNGLISPDPVFRHIATLPDQRKMADDWMAESDLTIVTGSNGYYSHTSNQAIVNINPKLNSFDRGAKLVIRATSNEVFQELARQMNLKV is encoded by the coding sequence ATGCAAAATTCAAAAGTTGATTTATCTGAACAAGTCGCAGAATTGATAGATTTAATGGATAATGCTCAATTTGTTACAAGTTTGACGGGTGCTGGCATTTCAGTGGATAGCGATATTCCAGATATGGAAATGATGGATGACGTTTTCGGATTGTTTGAAGAATCCACGTTAGAAAGCCAGCCCAAAAAGTTTTATAAGGCATTTCACAAAGACTTTATTGATCCGATTTTTAAGACAGGTCCCAATTTAACACATAAGGTAATGGCTTCTTTAGAAAAGGAAGGCTTACTGAAGGGGATTGTTACGACCAATGTTGACTATCTTCATGAGTTAGCGGGTGCTCCAAATGTGGCCGACATTTGGAGCACCCTAAACGTTAATCATTGCCTTGACTGCGGGAGAATTTATGATATTAATATATTGAGGAATGATGTTCCAAGGTGTCCAGTTTGCAATGGATTAATTTCTCCAGATCCTGTTTTTAGGCACATCGCAACCTTGCCTGATCAAAGAAAAATGGCTGATGATTGGATGGCGGAAAGTGATCTCACAATTGTAACCGGATCAAACGGATACTATAGTCACACTTCTAATCAAGCTATCGTAAATATTAATCCAAAGTTGAATTCGTTTGATCGTGGTGCAAAGCTAGTCATTCGTGCGACTTCAAACGAGGTTTTTCAGGAACTTGCACGTCAAATGAATTTGAAAGTCTGA
- a CDS encoding ABC transporter ATP-binding protein — protein sequence MVEINLDHVYKKYSGNEEYSVSNFDLHVKDGEFIVFVGPSGCGKSTTLRMIAGLEDISKGDFKMGDKVMNEVAPKDRNIAMVFQNYALYPHMSVFDNMAFGLNIRKNNKEDTKKRVEEAAKILGLSEYLQRKPAALSGGQRQRVALGRAIVRDAELFLLDEPLSNLDAKLRVQMRTEIAQLHQRLGRNFIYVTHDQVEAMTMADRIVIMNAGRIQQVGTPAELYNAPVNKFVAGFIGSPSTNFFNVKLENQHAVNSDGVNVEIPDGQWKSLIDKGYEGKEVTLGVRPEDIHAEEIALQTFPSAVIDATVEVSELMGANSMLYSKVGNTDFIAEVNSRDYHEPGDKLKMAFEMTKAHYFDKDTEETIL from the coding sequence ATGGTTGAAATTAATTTAGATCACGTTTACAAAAAATATTCCGGAAATGAAGAATATTCGGTTTCAAATTTTGATTTACATGTTAAAGATGGTGAATTTATTGTATTTGTTGGTCCATCAGGATGTGGTAAATCAACAACACTTCGCATGATTGCAGGTCTTGAAGATATTTCAAAAGGTGATTTTAAAATGGGTGATAAAGTAATGAACGAAGTTGCACCTAAGGATCGTAATATTGCGATGGTATTTCAAAACTATGCACTTTATCCTCATATGTCAGTTTTTGATAATATGGCTTTTGGTTTGAACATTAGAAAGAATAACAAAGAAGATACTAAAAAGAGAGTTGAAGAAGCAGCTAAAATTTTAGGCCTTTCCGAATACTTACAAAGAAAACCAGCAGCCCTATCTGGAGGGCAAAGACAACGTGTGGCACTAGGACGTGCCATAGTTCGTGATGCAGAACTGTTTCTGCTTGATGAACCTCTGTCAAATTTAGATGCTAAACTTCGTGTCCAAATGAGAACAGAAATTGCACAATTGCATCAACGTTTGGGTCGCAATTTTATTTATGTTACTCACGATCAAGTTGAAGCTATGACTATGGCTGACAGGATTGTAATTATGAATGCTGGTAGGATTCAGCAAGTTGGAACACCGGCTGAATTATATAATGCTCCAGTCAACAAGTTTGTTGCTGGGTTTATTGGTTCACCATCAACTAACTTCTTCAATGTAAAACTTGAAAACCAGCATGCTGTTAACTCAGATGGAGTGAATGTTGAAATACCAGATGGACAATGGAAGAGCCTGATTGATAAGGGATATGAAGGAAAAGAAGTTACATTAGGTGTGCGTCCTGAAGACATTCATGCTGAAGAAATAGCACTTCAGACTTTTCCATCTGCGGTTATTGATGCAACAGTTGAAGTTTCTGAGTTAATGGGAGCAAATTCAATGCTCTATTCAAAGGTTGGGAATACAGACTTTATTGCTGAAGTAAATTCACGTGATTACCATGAGCCTGGTGATAAATTAAAGATGGCTTTTGAGATGACAAAAGCACATTACTTTGATAAAGATACAGAAGAAACAATCCTATAA
- a CDS encoding alpha/beta hydrolase family protein, with protein sequence MKLVFNDQTFSFETLRTMGYAPYGGADIGEVLNTVYGIEEGNFESWFEQWNKLAQRVEDRATEFENNGEVLSASENYVKASNYYRSAEFFLHGDPKDPRLMNSWRKSRDLFVKGMVMSDYQFEEVAIPYENTTMSGYFYKIDDEPRPTMLVHGGYDSTGEELFFQIAFDALKHGYNILTFEGPGQGAMIRKQGLAFRPDWEKVVGPAIDYLESRPEVKKDKIVLMGISFGGLLAARAAAFDHRIAACVLDDGVFSFSFADAFAARGHNSGDFTEIEVKLNELMQHSTSVRWVIENGKFTFGANTIKELFNKTKNYTLKNVANQITCPVLIGEATNDSFFKGQPEMLYSTLECPKTLMKFGPADGAEEHCQLGALNFFNQKVFEWLSKVL encoded by the coding sequence ATGAAATTAGTATTTAATGATCAAACCTTTTCTTTTGAAACTCTACGAACCATGGGATACGCTCCTTATGGTGGTGCAGACATTGGTGAAGTTTTGAATACGGTTTATGGAATCGAAGAAGGAAACTTTGAAAGCTGGTTTGAACAATGGAATAAATTGGCACAACGCGTCGAAGATCGGGCAACTGAATTTGAAAATAATGGTGAAGTGCTTAGCGCTAGTGAGAATTATGTTAAGGCATCAAATTATTATCGTTCTGCGGAATTCTTTTTACATGGTGATCCAAAGGATCCTCGTTTAATGAATTCTTGGAGGAAGAGCCGGGATTTATTTGTTAAAGGAATGGTTATGTCTGATTACCAATTCGAAGAAGTGGCAATTCCATATGAAAATACGACAATGTCAGGGTATTTCTATAAAATTGACGATGAGCCACGCCCCACGATGTTGGTGCACGGTGGCTACGACTCGACTGGCGAAGAGTTATTCTTCCAGATTGCATTTGATGCTTTGAAGCACGGTTATAATATTTTAACTTTTGAAGGCCCTGGACAAGGTGCTATGATTCGTAAACAGGGGCTGGCTTTTCGACCTGATTGGGAAAAGGTTGTTGGTCCAGCAATCGATTACTTAGAAAGCCGTCCAGAAGTTAAAAAAGATAAGATCGTTTTAATGGGAATCAGTTTTGGAGGGTTGCTAGCTGCCCGTGCTGCTGCTTTTGATCATCGAATAGCAGCATGTGTTTTGGATGATGGAGTTTTTTCATTTAGCTTTGCGGATGCTTTCGCCGCTCGTGGACATAATAGCGGAGATTTCACGGAAATAGAAGTAAAACTTAACGAATTGATGCAGCATAGTACAAGTGTTCGGTGGGTGATTGAAAATGGAAAATTCACTTTTGGTGCGAACACGATTAAAGAATTGTTTAATAAAACTAAAAATTACACGCTAAAAAATGTTGCCAACCAAATTACCTGTCCTGTTTTAATAGGAGAAGCGACAAATGATAGCTTTTTTAAGGGTCAGCCAGAGATGTTGTATAGCACCTTAGAGTGTCCTAAAACTTTGATGAAATTTGGACCAGCAGATGGGGCAGAAGAGCATTGCCAACTGGGAGCGTTAAACTTCTTCAATCAAAAAGTGTTTGAGTGGTTATCAAAGGTTCTATAG
- a CDS encoding SDR family oxidoreductase, with product MSNILILGANGSIAEVVEEMLLKNTSDQVTLFMRTPSKLGREPIEGREKIIQGDVTNYQQILKAVQGQDIVYANLLGTDSKLQAEMVIKAMEEAHIERLVWVSVLGIYNEVPGKFGEWNNEEIYDDYIKPYAEAAEVIEKSNIKYTLIRPAWLTYNDEVDYELTQKGETFKGTEVSRKSVADFIVKIIQDPSLEVNHSVGIDKPGTDGDKPAWF from the coding sequence ATGAGTAATATATTAATATTAGGTGCAAACGGCAGTATAGCTGAAGTAGTAGAAGAAATGTTATTAAAAAATACGAGCGATCAAGTAACTTTGTTTATGAGAACACCAAGTAAATTGGGACGTGAACCTATTGAAGGTCGTGAAAAAATTATCCAGGGTGACGTAACTAACTATCAACAAATATTAAAAGCCGTTCAAGGTCAAGATATTGTATATGCTAACTTATTAGGAACAGATAGCAAATTACAGGCTGAAATGGTAATCAAAGCTATGGAAGAGGCGCATATTGAGCGGCTGGTATGGGTTTCCGTATTAGGAATTTACAACGAAGTTCCTGGCAAGTTTGGTGAATGGAATAATGAAGAAATCTATGATGATTATATTAAACCGTACGCTGAAGCAGCCGAAGTGATTGAAAAATCAAATATTAAATATACCTTAATTCGGCCGGCGTGGTTAACATATAATGATGAAGTTGATTACGAACTTACGCAAAAGGGTGAAACTTTTAAGGGAACAGAAGTATCGAGGAAAAGTGTGGCAGATTTTATTGTGAAAATAATTCAAGATCCGAGTCTGGAAGTGAACCATTCAGTTGGTATAGATAAACCAGGTACGGATGGAGATAAACCTGCTTGGTTTTAA
- a CDS encoding MarR family winged helix-turn-helix transcriptional regulator, with translation MNQHLSQHKLTEKFFSLSMLFNLEMMGKGDVPMLYQGQGNILMALGEQDGLSQKQLADKLSISSPSVNEFVNKLVKKQMVKKVHSKKDRRVVQIFLTDQGRLSLKQVEKEDLSGWSFLSAEQQTEFGELLDVLLKGLTDRYSDPKSKQQLASLRQQFLKRVRVRD, from the coding sequence ATGAATCAACATTTATCACAACATAAACTAACCGAAAAGTTTTTTTCCTTATCGATGCTATTTAATCTTGAGATGATGGGCAAAGGAGACGTTCCTATGCTGTACCAGGGTCAAGGAAATATACTGATGGCATTGGGGGAACAGGATGGTCTTTCACAAAAACAACTAGCAGATAAATTATCTATTTCCAGCCCCTCTGTAAACGAATTTGTAAATAAATTAGTTAAAAAACAAATGGTCAAAAAAGTCCACTCTAAAAAGGATCGTCGCGTAGTTCAAATTTTTTTAACGGACCAAGGTCGTTTAAGCTTAAAACAGGTTGAAAAAGAAGATTTAAGTGGATGGTCATTTCTATCTGCTGAACAACAGACTGAATTTGGAGAGCTACTTGACGTTTTATTGAAGGGATTAACTGATAGGTACAGTGATCCTAAGAGTAAGCAACAGCTAGCCAGCTTGAGACAACAATTTCTCAAACGTGTACGTGTAAGAGATTAA
- the pgmB gene encoding beta-phosphoglucomutase, protein MKGVLFDLDGVITDTAKFHFAAWSRLAKEELDVELPSSFETELKGVSRIDSMNRILKFANKTNDFSDDEVGIMAAKKNGVYLKEIEKLTSKDILPGIENLLDSLAANNVLLSVASASKNAPFILKKLGLFDRFDAIANPENVSNGKPAPDIFIEAAKQINVDPRECVGLEDAVAGVEAINASGAVSIGIGDAQELHEADTVVPVTSDLSFMLLDQTFGEYYKR, encoded by the coding sequence ATGAAAGGTGTCCTATTTGATTTGGATGGGGTAATCACAGATACTGCCAAGTTTCACTTTGCTGCCTGGAGTAGGCTAGCAAAGGAGGAGTTGGATGTTGAGTTGCCAAGCAGTTTTGAAACCGAATTAAAAGGGGTAAGTCGAATTGATTCGATGAACCGAATTTTAAAATTTGCAAATAAAACAAATGATTTTTCTGATGATGAAGTTGGAATAATGGCAGCCAAGAAAAATGGAGTTTATTTAAAAGAAATTGAAAAATTAACCTCTAAGGATATTTTGCCTGGTATTGAGAATCTGTTAGATTCGTTAGCGGCAAATAATGTACTTCTTTCGGTTGCATCTGCTAGTAAAAATGCCCCTTTTATTTTAAAAAAATTGGGATTGTTTGATCGATTTGATGCGATTGCAAACCCAGAAAATGTATCTAATGGAAAACCGGCACCAGATATATTTATTGAAGCTGCTAAACAGATTAATGTTGATCCTAGAGAGTGCGTTGGCCTTGAAGACGCAGTTGCTGGAGTTGAAGCAATTAATGCGTCTGGAGCAGTCTCAATTGGTATTGGAGATGCGCAAGAATTGCATGAAGCTGATACGGTGGTTCCAGTTACTTCAGACTTATCATTTATGCTATTAGATCAGACGTTTGGAGAATATTATAAAAGATAG
- a CDS encoding lipoprotein, which yields MKIKSAVITMVLLAGIVLAGCRKQVTTSSNSSTSKTESSKENSSSSKKKETKIEKLSTSQIFNKYFANKTLVSKISETSIIDIEHTTDQGYTFVGKHRANGTWVDDENKLDNCTFTIRDKTVIITGNKVGAKAESPVKLLINFDGTITNVKTQNDYLVLDRTVANYEGNPNIGSNDIDTQLTQDTVGKSNTTTSTNNGAQTKQHYSSKSTTTTIAPKESAKSDEKSANTQSELTENSTEHNSNAQSSNTNESGTAHESTQPSKPQVSNDNSHNNGGATGGNSTSTNEKQNK from the coding sequence ATGAAAATTAAATCTGCTGTGATAACAATGGTTCTTTTAGCAGGAATTGTCTTGGCAGGATGTCGCAAACAAGTCACTACTAGTTCAAATTCTTCAACCTCTAAAACTGAAAGTAGTAAAGAAAATAGTAGTTCTTCAAAGAAAAAAGAGACTAAAATTGAAAAGCTTTCAACCAGTCAGATCTTTAATAAATATTTTGCAAACAAGACATTGGTTAGTAAGATCTCTGAGACTTCAATAATTGATATTGAACACACGACAGACCAAGGTTACACGTTTGTTGGAAAGCATCGTGCTAATGGTACGTGGGTTGATGATGAAAATAAACTTGATAATTGTACTTTCACTATTCGTGATAAGACGGTTATCATTACGGGCAATAAAGTTGGAGCGAAGGCAGAATCACCGGTTAAACTTTTGATTAACTTCGATGGAACAATAACCAACGTTAAAACTCAAAATGATTACTTGGTCTTGGATAGGACTGTTGCCAATTATGAAGGCAATCCTAATATTGGTAGCAATGATATTGATACCCAATTAACACAGGATACTGTGGGTAAAAGTAACACGACTACATCAACTAACAATGGTGCACAAACAAAACAACACTATAGTTCCAAGTCCACTACAACTACAATTGCTCCAAAAGAATCTGCGAAATCAGACGAAAAGAGTGCGAATACGCAGAGTGAATTAACCGAAAATAGCACCGAGCATAATAGTAATGCACAGTCGTCAAACACTAATGAAAGTGGGACGGCCCATGAATCAACTCAGCCTAGCAAACCACAAGTTTCTAATGATAATAGCCATAACAATGGTGGAGCAACTGGTGGGAATAGTACCAGTACTAATGAAAAGCAAAATAAGTAA
- a CDS encoding TetR/AcrR family transcriptional regulator — translation MAVNDTRTKILNAFSRLVVEYGYTSTTTLAIAKEAGVNESTIFRNFHDKEGLLDALVSFYLDDIANVRQTFVPSDSIEEDLIRLAKSYNDFVKEHRAIMSIGLSEQARFPEINVALQQLPNRFKEILDSYFSKMIQLRKINPELDIETIILDFVWLNFGHFWTQARFGSSSIQVSDEDFYQKNIRSFARALL, via the coding sequence ATGGCTGTTAACGATACCAGAACTAAAATCCTTAATGCTTTTTCAAGATTAGTCGTTGAATATGGCTACACAAGCACAACCACATTGGCAATCGCTAAAGAAGCAGGCGTCAATGAAAGCACCATTTTCCGAAATTTCCACGATAAAGAGGGCTTACTTGATGCCCTTGTATCATTTTACCTAGATGATATCGCTAACGTAAGACAAACATTTGTACCCTCTGACAGTATTGAAGAAGATCTGATTCGGCTTGCCAAATCTTATAATGATTTCGTTAAGGAGCATCGCGCCATCATGTCTATTGGACTTTCAGAACAGGCGCGCTTTCCAGAAATAAACGTGGCATTACAACAATTGCCTAACCGTTTCAAGGAAATTCTAGATAGCTATTTCTCGAAAATGATCCAACTTAGAAAAATAAATCCAGAACTTGACATAGAAACCATTATTCTTGATTTCGTTTGGTTAAATTTTGGACACTTTTGGACACAGGCTCGTTTTGGTTCAAGTTCTATTCAGGTTTCTGATGAAGACTTCTATCAAAAGAACATTCGTAGCTTTGCAAGAGCGTTATTATAA
- a CDS encoding Dyp-type peroxidase, whose translation MPIDLKDTQDVYKDAGESVDFIILNLNRDDHEEDLDGVRELSDRIQAIKRSMRIRRADGNLNIAFGFSYSAWTYLFPNSNVPKELEDFQPIKGPKYTAVATPGDLFLHVRAADEGIVYEVVDQIMGFARDFTTVEDETKGFRYLEGRAIIGFIDGTENPEVIESSEYAVIGDEDPEFINGSYAFAQKYLHNMDNWKGLSTEDQEKAIGRRKYTDLELKEEEKLPNAHNIASKDEYGGVEHKIVRMNVPFSNPAENETGTYFIGYSRYFAVTKRMLINMFTKSDRILDFSTPISGTEFFIPSKSVLDQIVDGER comes from the coding sequence ATGCCAATTGATTTAAAAGATACACAGGATGTTTACAAAGATGCAGGTGAAAGTGTTGATTTTATTATTTTGAATTTAAATCGTGACGACCATGAAGAGGATCTTGATGGGGTTCGCGAACTGTCAGATCGAATTCAAGCAATCAAGCGAAGTATGCGAATCCGAAGAGCTGACGGCAACTTGAACATTGCCTTTGGATTCAGCTATAGTGCATGGACTTATTTGTTTCCTAACTCAAATGTACCAAAGGAATTAGAGGATTTTCAACCAATTAAGGGACCTAAATACACGGCAGTTGCAACGCCGGGTGATCTATTTCTCCATGTTAGAGCAGCGGACGAAGGAATTGTTTATGAAGTTGTTGACCAGATTATGGGATTTGCTCGCGATTTTACAACGGTTGAGGATGAGACAAAGGGCTTTCGTTATTTAGAAGGCCGTGCCATTATCGGATTTATTGATGGAACTGAAAACCCAGAAGTGATTGAGTCATCTGAATATGCCGTTATTGGCGATGAAGATCCAGAATTTATTAATGGATCGTATGCCTTTGCTCAGAAGTATTTGCATAATATGGATAACTGGAAGGGCCTTTCAACTGAAGATCAGGAAAAAGCAATTGGACGCCGTAAGTATACGGATTTAGAGCTGAAAGAAGAAGAAAAGCTACCTAATGCTCATAATATTGCATCAAAGGATGAATACGGTGGCGTTGAACACAAAATTGTTCGTATGAATGTGCCATTCTCTAACCCCGCGGAGAACGAAACAGGTACATACTTCATTGGTTATTCGCGTTATTTTGCGGTAACGAAACGAATGTTAATCAACATGTTTACTAAGAGCGATCGTATCCTAGATTTTAGTACACCGATTTCAGGAACAGAGTTCTTCATTCCATCTAAGTCTGTATTGGATCAGATTGTAGACGGTGAAAGATAA